One Grus americana isolate bGruAme1 chromosome Z, bGruAme1.mat, whole genome shotgun sequence DNA window includes the following coding sequences:
- the LOC129199977 gene encoding uncharacterized protein LOC129199977, which yields MTAPALGLPDLTKPFELFVHERQHLALGVLAQRLGSWKRPVGYFSKQLDNVSKGWPGCLRAVAATVLLIQEARKLTMGQKIVVYVPHMVITVLEQKGGHWLSPSRMLKYQVVLLEQDDVELKATAIVNPAMFLTTENPTEKLEHDCLVTIEQVYSSRPDLKDEPLKDPDLELFTDGSSFVQEGRRIAGYAVVTTDKVLESGTLPANTSAQKAELVALKQALRMAEGKRVNIWTDSKYAFGVIHAHGAIWKERGLLSAQGSPIKYKEEVLQLLQDVQKPKEVAVMHCKAHQFGQTAINIGNRLADKAAKETAERGILALIPVKQIKIPNLKARYSKLDEQLAENLKTSQNAEGWWVTPENQVIVTPQVMTELAKEEHEQTHWGVDAMVTNLRTSVVCVGMTGIIKSIIAKCPIYLKNNPLNQRKAPLGVTKQGNSPGDY from the coding sequence ATGACAGCCCCCGCATTGGGTTTACCTGACTTAACCAAACCTTTTGAGCTGTTTGTTCACGAAAGGCAACATTTGGCCCTTGGAGTACtggcgcaacggctgggatcctggaagcgaccagtgggatacttctctaaacaacttgacaacgtgagtaaaggatggccgggatgtttgcgtgccgtggcagcgacagtgctgctgatccaggaagcccgaaaattaaccatgggccaaaagatagtggtatatgtaccacacatggttataactgtcttggaacaaaaggggggtcactggctatcccctagcagaatgttgaaataccaggttgtcctattggaacaagatgatgtggaattaaaagccacagcaattgtaaatccagcaatgttcctgacaacagaaaatcctactgagaaattggaacacgattgcttggtaactattgaacaagtttattccagcagaccggacctgaaggacgaacctttgaaggatcctgatctggaactgtttacggatggaagcagctttgtgcaagagggaaggcgaatagccggatatgctgttgttaccactgacaaggtattggagtcagggacactacctgcaaatacatcagcgcagaaagcagaattggtggcgctgaagcaggctttacggatggcagaagggaaaagggtaaacatttggacggattctaaatatgcatttggtgtgatccacgctcatggagccatctggaaagaaagaggactgttgtcagcccagggctcacctataaaatataaggaggaagttcttcaacttttgcaagatgtacagaaaccaaaggaagtggctgtaatgcattgcaaggctcatcagtttggtcaaactgctataaatataggtaatcgattggcggataaagctgcaaaagagACTGCAGAACGAGGTATCCTTGCATTaataccagtaaaacagataaaaattccaaatttaaaagcaagatacagtaagctAGACGAACAACTAGCAGAGAACTTAAAGACATCCCAAaatgcggaaggatggtgggtaacaccagagaatcaggtaatagtgaccccacaagttatgacagaacttgcaaaggaagaacatgaacagacacattggggtgtggatgctatggttacaaatttgagaacatctgtagtgtgtgtaggaatgacaggaataattaaatcaataatagctaagtgtccaatttatcttaaaaataatcccttaaaccagaggaaagcacctttaggagtaacaaagcagggtaattccccaggagattat